The following are from one region of the Jeongeupia sp. USM3 genome:
- a CDS encoding alpha-keto acid decarboxylase family protein, whose amino-acid sequence MSTSIGQYLLQRLHEEGVRHVFGVPGDYILRWYQQLAQSELIQVGATREDNAAFAADAYARVHGLGALAVTYGVGALSVVNAVAGAAAESSPVVVISGAPGVVEQREHPLLHHRFGPYHFQREIFERLTCYCAVLDDPLLAARQIDRALAAAKRYSKPVYLELPRDRVDTVIHLQPECVIEDEGSDPDALAEAVAETVALLAGAERGAILAGVELHRYRQQDALAALVERLRWPVAATLSGKSVLSEQHPAYLGIYEGAMGADYARDVVEGADILLLLGSALNDVDLGVFTARLDPRHMIQARNDEVCVRHHRYPNVRLADFVAALIAALPERRAEWPAHSLPPSAPGFPEPGDAMTVSRLIGRLNDTLPDDMIVVSDTGDCLFASLELRTHPRTGFLASAYYTTMGFAVPAALGAQLGSGLRPLVLVGDGAFQMTGMELSTAAWKGLNPVVIVFDNGGYSTERFILDGPFNDIAPWRLDALAGVFGPLYAFSVGDEQAFDAAWQHALSNTDRPTLIAVRLAADDPSSAMRRLGESLGRTVKGG is encoded by the coding sequence ATGAGCACCAGCATCGGTCAGTACCTGCTGCAACGGCTGCACGAGGAGGGCGTGCGCCACGTCTTCGGCGTGCCGGGCGACTACATCCTGCGCTGGTACCAGCAGCTCGCGCAGAGCGAGCTGATCCAGGTCGGCGCCACGCGCGAGGACAACGCGGCGTTTGCCGCCGACGCCTACGCCCGCGTCCACGGCCTCGGCGCGCTGGCGGTCACCTATGGCGTCGGCGCGCTGTCGGTCGTCAACGCGGTCGCCGGCGCGGCGGCCGAGTCGTCGCCGGTGGTGGTGATCTCCGGTGCGCCGGGCGTGGTCGAGCAGCGCGAGCATCCGCTCTTGCACCACCGCTTCGGGCCCTACCACTTCCAGCGCGAGATCTTCGAGCGGCTGACGTGCTACTGCGCGGTGCTCGACGACCCGCTGCTCGCGGCGCGGCAGATCGACCGGGCGCTGGCGGCGGCCAAGCGCTACAGCAAGCCGGTGTATCTGGAGCTGCCGCGCGACCGCGTCGATACGGTGATCCACCTGCAGCCCGAATGCGTGATCGAGGATGAAGGCAGCGATCCGGACGCGCTCGCCGAGGCCGTCGCCGAAACCGTTGCGCTGCTCGCCGGTGCCGAGCGCGGCGCGATCCTTGCCGGCGTCGAGCTGCACCGCTACCGGCAGCAGGATGCACTGGCGGCGCTGGTCGAACGGCTGCGCTGGCCGGTCGCGGCAACTCTGTCGGGCAAGTCGGTGCTGTCCGAGCAGCACCCGGCCTATCTCGGCATCTACGAGGGCGCGATGGGCGCCGACTACGCGCGCGACGTGGTCGAAGGCGCCGATATCCTGCTGCTGCTCGGCTCGGCGCTCAACGATGTCGATCTCGGCGTGTTCACCGCCAGGCTCGATCCGCGCCACATGATCCAGGCGCGCAACGACGAAGTCTGCGTGCGCCACCACCGCTACCCGAACGTGCGGCTCGCCGATTTCGTCGCCGCGCTGATCGCGGCGCTGCCCGAGCGCCGGGCCGAATGGCCGGCGCACAGCCTGCCGCCGTCGGCGCCGGGTTTTCCCGAGCCGGGCGACGCGATGACGGTGTCGCGGCTGATCGGCCGCCTCAACGACACGCTGCCCGACGACATGATCGTCGTCTCGGATACCGGCGACTGCCTGTTCGCATCGCTCGAGCTGCGCACGCACCCGCGCACCGGCTTTCTCGCGTCGGCGTACTACACGACGATGGGCTTCGCGGTACCGGCGGCGCTCGGCGCCCAGCTCGGCAGCGGGCTGCGGCCGCTGGTCCTTGTCGGCGACGGCGCGTTCCAGATGACCGGGATGGAGCTGTCGACGGCGGCGTGGAAGGGGCTCAACCCGGTGGTGATCGTGTTCGACAACGGCGGCTACAGCACCGAGCGCTTCATTCTCGACGGCCCGTTCAACGACATCGCGCCGTGGCGGCTCGACGCGCTGGCCGGGGTGTTCGGCCCGCTGTACGCGTTCAGCGTCGGCGACGAGCAGGCGTTCGACGCGGCGTGGCAGCATGCGCTGTCCAACACGGACCGGCCGACGCTGATCGCGGTCAGGCTTGCCGCCGACGACCCGTCGTCGGCGATGCGCCGACTTGGCGAATCGCTCGGCAGGACGGTCAAGGGAGGCTGA
- the tatA gene encoding Sec-independent protein translocase subunit TatA, with product MGSFSIWHWLIVLVIVILVFGTKRLGSIGKDLGSAVRGFKEGVREGESDKSETKDVSPDSGRVIDVVDKDKR from the coding sequence ATGGGTTCCTTCAGCATCTGGCACTGGCTCATCGTGCTGGTCATCGTCATTCTCGTCTTCGGCACCAAGCGGCTGGGCAGCATCGGCAAGGACCTCGGTTCGGCCGTGCGCGGCTTCAAGGAGGGCGTTCGCGAGGGCGAGTCCGACAAGTCCGAGACCAAGGACGTGTCGCCCGATTCCGGCCGCGTGATCGACGTGGTCGACAAGGACAAGCGTTGA
- the hisF gene encoding imidazole glycerol phosphate synthase subunit HisF, translating to MPLAKRIIPCLDVTAGRVVKGVNFVGLRDAGDPVEIARKYDAQGADELTFLDITASSDDRDLILHVIDAVASQVFIPLTVGGGVRKVDDVRRLLNAGADKVSINTTAVSNPEVVEAAASRFGSQAIVVAIDAKAVDETNTRWEIFTHGGRRPTGLDAVEWAVKMQQLGAGEILLTSMDRDGTRIGFNLPLTRAVSDAVDIPVIASGGVGNLQHLVDGVIDGHADAVLAASIFHFGEYTVRQAKEAMRAAGIEVRL from the coding sequence ATGCCGCTCGCCAAACGCATCATCCCCTGCCTCGACGTGACCGCCGGTCGCGTCGTCAAGGGCGTCAATTTCGTCGGCCTGCGCGACGCCGGCGATCCGGTCGAGATCGCCAGGAAGTACGACGCGCAGGGGGCCGACGAGCTGACCTTCCTCGACATCACCGCCAGCTCGGACGACCGCGACCTGATCCTGCACGTGATCGACGCGGTCGCGTCGCAGGTCTTCATTCCGCTGACCGTCGGCGGTGGCGTGCGCAAGGTCGACGACGTGCGCCGGCTGCTCAACGCCGGCGCCGACAAGGTGTCGATCAACACCACCGCGGTGAGCAACCCTGAAGTCGTCGAGGCGGCGGCCAGCCGCTTCGGCAGCCAGGCCATCGTTGTCGCGATCGACGCCAAGGCGGTCGACGAAACCAATACCCGCTGGGAAATCTTCACCCACGGCGGCCGCCGGCCGACCGGGCTCGACGCGGTCGAGTGGGCGGTGAAGATGCAGCAACTGGGCGCCGGCGAAATCCTCCTGACCAGCATGGACCGCGACGGCACCCGGATCGGCTTCAACCTGCCGCTGACGCGTGCGGTGTCCGACGCCGTCGACATTCCGGTGATCGCCTCGGGCGGTGTCGGCAATCTGCAGCATCTGGTCGACGGGGTCATCGACGGCCATGCCGATGCGGTGCTGGCGGCGTCGATCTTCCATTTCGGCGAATACACGGTGCGCCAGGCCAAGGAGGCGATGCGCGCGGCCGGCATCGAGGTGAGACTGTGA
- the hisH gene encoding imidazole glycerol phosphate synthase subunit HisH has translation MQKIAIVDYGMGNLHSVTKAFELVAEGRAEVVLTADPFVVASADKVVFPGQGAMPDCMRHLDESGLKAEVLKAASERPFLGICVGAQLLFARSEEGPTESLGVFPGEVVRFPPEKMHDDAGRKLKVPHMGWNEMFIRRAHPLWQGIADGERFYFVHSYHFAGADDIAVVESAYPYRFAAAVARDNIFAIQCHPEKSHRAGLQLLGNFVNWDGRGD, from the coding sequence ATGCAAAAAATCGCCATCGTCGATTACGGCATGGGCAACCTGCACTCGGTGACCAAGGCTTTCGAGCTTGTCGCCGAAGGCCGGGCCGAGGTCGTGCTGACCGCCGACCCGTTTGTGGTCGCATCGGCCGACAAGGTCGTGTTTCCGGGCCAGGGCGCGATGCCCGACTGCATGCGCCACCTCGACGAGTCCGGCCTCAAGGCCGAAGTGCTCAAGGCAGCAAGCGAGCGGCCTTTCCTCGGCATCTGCGTCGGTGCGCAACTCTTGTTCGCACGCAGCGAGGAAGGCCCGACCGAGAGTCTCGGCGTGTTTCCGGGCGAGGTCGTGCGCTTTCCTCCCGAGAAAATGCATGACGACGCGGGCCGCAAGCTCAAGGTGCCGCACATGGGCTGGAACGAAATGTTCATCAGGCGCGCCCACCCGCTGTGGCAGGGCATTGCCGACGGCGAGCGCTTCTACTTCGTCCACAGCTACCATTTCGCCGGTGCTGACGACATCGCCGTGGTCGAATCGGCCTATCCGTACCGCTTCGCCGCCGCGGTGGCGCGCGACAACATCTTCGCAATCCAGTGCCACCCGGAGAAGAGCCATCGCGCCGGGCTGCAATTGCTGGGCAATTTCGTAAACTGGGATGGCCGTGGCGACTGA
- the hisB gene encoding imidazoleglycerol-phosphate dehydratase HisB yields MRQVTVTRNTLETQITVSINLDGSGQSKFDTGVPFFEHMLDQIARHGLIDIDIKAVGDLHIDAHHTVEDVGITFGQAFAKAVGDKKGIRRYGHAYVPLDEALSRVVVDLSGRPCLEYDCEYTRAMIGGFDVDLFGEFFRGFVNHAAISLHIDNLKGKNAHHQAETIFKALGRALRMAVEHDERMAGITPSTKGTLVG; encoded by the coding sequence ATGCGTCAGGTTACCGTTACCCGTAATACCCTCGAAACCCAGATCACGGTTTCGATCAATCTCGATGGCTCCGGCCAGTCCAAGTTCGATACCGGCGTGCCGTTCTTCGAGCACATGCTCGACCAGATCGCCCGCCACGGGCTGATCGACATCGACATCAAGGCCGTCGGCGATCTGCACATCGACGCGCACCACACCGTCGAAGACGTCGGCATCACCTTCGGCCAGGCCTTTGCCAAGGCCGTCGGCGACAAGAAGGGCATCCGCCGCTACGGCCACGCCTACGTGCCGCTCGACGAGGCGCTGTCGCGCGTCGTCGTCGACCTGTCGGGCCGCCCCTGTCTCGAATACGACTGCGAGTACACCCGCGCGATGATCGGCGGCTTCGACGTCGACCTGTTCGGCGAGTTCTTCCGCGGCTTCGTCAACCACGCGGCGATCAGCCTGCATATCGACAACCTGAAGGGCAAGAACGCCCACCACCAGGCCGAGACCATCTTCAAGGCACTGGGCCGCGCGCTGCGCATGGCGGTCGAGCACGACGAACGCATGGCCGGCATCACGCCGTCGACCAAGGGCACGCTGGTAGGCTAA
- the hisA gene encoding 1-(5-phosphoribosyl)-5-[(5-phosphoribosylamino)methylideneamino]imidazole-4-carboxamide isomerase — protein MLIIPAIDLKDGQCVRLRQGLMNDATVFSDDPASFVSHWLGQGARRMHLVDLNGAFAGKPKNLDAVKSIIKAIDGEVPVQLGGGIRNLDTIEMYLDAGIDYVIIGTAAVKQPGFLHEACDAFPGHIIVGLDAKDGKVATDGWAKVTDHDVIDLAQRFEGYGVESVIYTDIGRDGMLSGVNIEATVKLAQALRIPVIASGGLTDLDDVKKLVEVESEGIEGVITGRAIYEGTIDFKAAQELADGKLEAVEA, from the coding sequence ATGCTGATCATTCCTGCTATCGACCTCAAGGACGGCCAGTGCGTTCGCCTGCGCCAGGGCCTCATGAACGACGCCACCGTCTTCTCCGACGATCCGGCGAGCTTTGTCAGCCACTGGCTCGGCCAGGGCGCGCGCCGCATGCACCTTGTCGACCTGAACGGCGCCTTTGCCGGCAAGCCGAAGAACCTCGATGCGGTCAAGAGCATCATCAAGGCGATCGACGGTGAAGTGCCGGTGCAGCTCGGCGGCGGCATCCGCAACCTCGACACGATCGAGATGTACCTCGATGCCGGCATCGACTACGTGATCATCGGCACCGCCGCGGTCAAGCAGCCCGGTTTCCTGCACGAGGCGTGCGACGCGTTTCCGGGCCACATCATCGTCGGCCTCGACGCCAAGGACGGCAAGGTCGCGACCGACGGCTGGGCCAAGGTCACCGACCACGACGTGATCGACCTGGCGCAGCGCTTCGAAGGCTACGGCGTCGAAAGCGTGATCTACACCGACATCGGCCGCGACGGCATGCTCTCGGGCGTGAACATCGAAGCGACGGTGAAACTGGCGCAGGCACTGCGCATTCCGGTGATCGCCTCGGGCGGGCTGACCGACCTCGACGACGTGAAGAAACTCGTCGAAGTCGAGTCCGAAGGCATCGAGGGCGTGATCACCGGCCGGGCGATCTACGAAGGCACGATCGACTTCAAGGCGGCGCAGGAACTCGCCGACGGCAAGCTCGAAGCCGTGGAAGCCTGA
- the narJ gene encoding nitrate reductase molybdenum cofactor assembly chaperone: MTTDTLHFRVLSALLQYPEAELIDALSELDAALANAPTGLRITVAPLLAELAAGDLIAAQEGYVATFDRSRGHSLHLFEHIHGESRERGPALVDLMNAYREHGFEIDANELPDYLPLFLEFLGSVDAATAQDFLNEAVHVIAALAERLGEAESRYACVMNALVALASVKIQPLVAPPIRDMDEMLETFGPGADGTEPLLSQAAGPQTVKFYPRNQEARP; encoded by the coding sequence ATGACGACCGACACACTGCATTTCCGTGTCCTCTCGGCGCTGCTGCAGTACCCGGAAGCCGAGCTGATCGACGCGCTGTCCGAACTCGACGCCGCGCTGGCCAACGCGCCGACGGGGCTGCGCATCACCGTTGCGCCGCTGCTGGCCGAGCTGGCGGCGGGTGACCTGATCGCCGCGCAGGAAGGCTATGTCGCGACGTTCGACCGCTCGCGCGGCCATTCGCTGCACCTGTTCGAGCACATCCACGGCGAAAGCCGCGAACGCGGCCCGGCGCTGGTCGACCTGATGAACGCCTACCGCGAGCACGGTTTCGAGATCGACGCCAACGAGCTGCCCGACTACCTGCCGCTGTTCCTCGAGTTCCTCGGCAGCGTCGACGCTGCGACGGCGCAGGACTTCCTCAACGAGGCGGTTCACGTGATCGCCGCGCTGGCGGAGCGCCTCGGCGAAGCCGAAAGCCGCTACGCCTGCGTGATGAACGCGCTGGTCGCGCTCGCCAGCGTCAAGATCCAGCCGCTGGTCGCGCCACCGATCCGCGACATGGACGAGATGCTCGAAACCTTCGGACCCGGTGCCGACGGCACCGAACCGCTGCTGTCGCAGGCCGCAGGGCCCCAGACGGTGAAGTTCTACCCGCGCAACCAGGAGGCCCGGCCATGA
- a CDS encoding TfoX/Sxy family protein — protein sequence MRARSEYLDWLIDELAPLGPIRARRMFGAWGLYCDEAFFAIVDDDVLYLKADDVSRAAFVAAATRPFSYAVRGKTQTMSYYTLPDAALDDTSELLRWARTAFEAALRAQATKRKS from the coding sequence GTGCGCGCACGCAGCGAGTATCTGGACTGGCTGATCGACGAGCTGGCGCCGCTCGGCCCCATCCGCGCCCGGCGCATGTTCGGCGCATGGGGGCTGTACTGCGACGAGGCGTTCTTCGCCATCGTCGATGACGACGTGCTGTACCTGAAGGCCGACGACGTGAGCCGGGCGGCCTTCGTTGCCGCCGCGACACGGCCGTTCAGCTATGCGGTTCGCGGCAAGACCCAGACCATGTCGTACTACACCCTGCCCGATGCGGCGCTCGACGACACGTCCGAACTGCTCCGCTGGGCGCGCACCGCTTTCGAGGCCGCACTGCGTGCGCAGGCCACCAAACGGAAGTCGTGA
- the tatB gene encoding Sec-independent protein translocase protein TatB, whose protein sequence is MFDVSLGELAIIGAVALVVIGPERLPTVARTVGALIGRAQRFVTSVKADLEREVRSSELAQIEAELRAEGEQLRQTIHAPVAELRETLADARGMLSEPAAGAVTADPAAEPVPEGAEAPSPEPVRDERQPDLFLADPAPLPARDRR, encoded by the coding sequence GTGTTCGACGTCAGTCTCGGCGAACTCGCCATCATCGGCGCAGTGGCGCTGGTGGTGATCGGCCCCGAGCGCCTGCCGACGGTTGCACGTACCGTCGGCGCGCTGATCGGCCGCGCGCAGCGCTTCGTCACCAGCGTCAAGGCCGATCTCGAGCGCGAGGTCCGCAGCAGCGAGCTTGCGCAGATCGAGGCCGAGCTGCGTGCCGAGGGCGAGCAGCTCAGACAGACGATCCATGCACCGGTTGCCGAATTGCGCGAAACGCTGGCCGACGCGCGCGGCATGCTGAGCGAGCCGGCCGCCGGCGCAGTGACGGCCGATCCGGCTGCCGAGCCGGTCCCCGAAGGGGCCGAGGCACCATCCCCCGAACCCGTCCGGGACGAGCGCCAGCCCGACCTGTTCCTTGCCGACCCCGCGCCGCTGCCGGCGCGCGACCGCCGCTGA
- the narH gene encoding nitrate reductase subunit beta: MKIRAQVAMVLNLDKCIGCHTCSVTCKNVWTSRDGVEYAWFNNVETKPGIGYPKEWENQKKWNGGWKRLPNGKLEPRQGGKLRILASMFANPNLPEIDDYYEPFTYDYDRLQNAPEVQTPPTARPVSVITGKKMDKINWGPNWEDDLGGEFAKRSKDQLFEDVQKEMYSTFENTFMMYLPRLCEHCLNPACVASCPSGSVYKREDDGIVLVDQDKCRGWRMCVSGCPYKKIYYNWQSGKAEKCTFCFPRIEGGQPTVCSESCVGRIRYLGVILYDADKIEAAASVADEKDLYKAQLQVFLDPHSDAVIEEARRQGIPDSWLTAAQKSPVYKMAMEWKVAFPLHPEYRTLPMVWYIPPLSPIQSAAERGLMNQKGLLPDVSEMRIPVKYLANLLTAGDEAPVLSALERMLAMRVYMRGKSVHGSEDLEVLKQVGLTQAQVEDMYKIMAIANYEDRFVIPSSHKEEVEDSFNDKAACGFTFGNGCSGGTSPQGLFGARKEGSVIFVDMPKSRKNKAEV, encoded by the coding sequence ACAAGTGCATCGGCTGCCATACCTGTTCGGTCACCTGCAAGAACGTCTGGACTTCGCGCGACGGTGTCGAGTACGCGTGGTTCAACAACGTCGAGACCAAGCCCGGCATCGGTTACCCGAAGGAATGGGAAAACCAGAAGAAGTGGAACGGTGGCTGGAAACGGCTTCCGAACGGCAAGCTCGAACCGCGTCAGGGCGGCAAGCTGCGGATTCTGGCGAGCATGTTCGCCAACCCGAACCTGCCCGAGATCGACGACTACTACGAGCCGTTCACCTACGACTACGACCGGCTGCAGAACGCGCCGGAGGTGCAGACGCCGCCGACGGCTAGGCCGGTGTCGGTGATCACCGGCAAGAAGATGGACAAGATCAACTGGGGTCCGAACTGGGAAGACGACCTTGGCGGCGAGTTCGCCAAGCGCAGCAAGGACCAGTTGTTCGAGGACGTGCAGAAGGAGATGTACAGCACGTTCGAGAACACCTTCATGATGTATCTGCCGCGGCTGTGCGAGCACTGCCTGAACCCGGCCTGTGTCGCCTCGTGCCCGTCGGGCTCGGTGTACAAGCGCGAGGACGACGGCATCGTGCTGGTCGACCAGGACAAGTGCCGCGGCTGGCGCATGTGCGTGTCGGGCTGCCCGTACAAGAAGATCTACTACAACTGGCAGAGCGGCAAGGCCGAGAAGTGCACCTTCTGCTTCCCGCGCATCGAGGGCGGCCAGCCGACGGTGTGCTCGGAATCGTGCGTCGGCCGGATCCGCTACCTCGGCGTCATCCTGTACGACGCCGACAAGATCGAAGCCGCCGCCAGCGTTGCCGACGAGAAGGACCTCTACAAGGCCCAGTTGCAGGTCTTCCTCGACCCGCATTCGGACGCGGTGATCGAAGAAGCCCGCCGTCAGGGCATCCCGGATTCGTGGCTGACCGCCGCGCAGAAGTCGCCGGTCTACAAGATGGCGATGGAGTGGAAGGTTGCCTTCCCGCTGCATCCGGAATACCGCACCCTGCCGATGGTCTGGTACATCCCGCCGCTGTCGCCGATCCAGTCGGCGGCCGAACGCGGGCTGATGAACCAGAAGGGCCTCTTGCCCGACGTCAGCGAAATGCGCATTCCGGTCAAGTATCTGGCCAACCTCTTGACCGCCGGTGACGAAGCGCCGGTGCTGTCGGCGCTCGAACGGATGCTGGCGATGCGCGTCTACATGCGCGGCAAGTCGGTGCACGGCAGCGAAGACCTCGAAGTGCTCAAGCAGGTCGGGCTGACGCAGGCGCAGGTCGAGGACATGTACAAGATCATGGCGATCGCCAATTACGAAGACCGCTTCGTGATTCCGAGCAGCCACAAGGAAGAGGTCGAGGACAGCTTCAACGACAAGGCTGCCTGCGGCTTCACCTTCGGCAACGGCTGCTCGGGCGGTACCTCGCCGCAGGGGCTGTTCGGCGCGCGCAAGGAAGGCTCGGTGATCTTCGTCGACATGCCCAAATCGCGTAAGAACAAGGCGGAGGTGTAA
- the narI gene encoding respiratory nitrate reductase subunit gamma produces the protein MTYLHHFVFGVYPYIGLAIFLFGSLVRFEREQYTWKSDSSQLIDRRLLRAGSYLFHIGVLGVFAGHLVGLLTPLAVWDALGVSHSAKQLLAMIAGGIFGGMGLIGALILIYRRWSSERLRAITTWRDKLTLGWITVTLILGLSTIFVSKDHLDGHMMTLFMEWAQRILTFRGDAATYIVDAPGIFKLHIFMGMTLFVIFPFTRLVHVWSGFGAAGYVTRAWQLVRPRG, from the coding sequence ATGACTTATCTGCATCATTTCGTTTTCGGGGTCTACCCCTACATCGGTCTGGCGATCTTCCTGTTTGGCAGTCTGGTGCGCTTCGAGCGCGAGCAGTACACGTGGAAGAGCGATTCGAGCCAGCTGATCGACCGCCGTCTGTTGCGCGCCGGTTCCTACCTGTTCCACATCGGCGTGCTCGGCGTCTTCGCCGGCCACCTCGTCGGCCTGCTGACGCCGCTGGCGGTCTGGGATGCGCTCGGCGTCAGCCACAGCGCCAAGCAGCTGCTGGCGATGATCGCCGGCGGCATCTTCGGCGGCATGGGGCTGATCGGTGCGCTGATCCTGATCTACCGGCGCTGGAGCAGCGAGCGGCTGCGCGCGATCACCACCTGGCGCGACAAGCTGACCCTGGGCTGGATCACCGTGACGCTGATCCTCGGCCTGTCGACGATCTTCGTCTCGAAAGACCACCTCGACGGCCACATGATGACGCTGTTCATGGAATGGGCGCAGCGCATCCTGACCTTCCGTGGCGACGCGGCGACCTACATCGTCGATGCACCGGGGATCTTCAAGCTGCACATCTTCATGGGCATGACGCTGTTCGTGATCTTCCCGTTCACCCGGCTGGTGCACGTGTGGAGCGGCTTCGGTGCTGCCGGCTATGTGACCCGGGCATGGCAACTGGTGCGGCCGCGCGGTTGA
- a CDS encoding histidine triad nucleotide-binding protein: MSDCIFCKLASGEFPTAKLYEDDDILVFNDLHPVAPVHFLVVPKPHIESMAHAGVQHQTLLGKLMLVAARVAAEQGLDKGFRTIINTGAGGGQSVFHLHLHVIGGAPLPTKIVDLSTH; this comes from the coding sequence ATGAGCGACTGCATTTTCTGCAAGCTGGCCAGCGGCGAGTTTCCGACGGCCAAGCTCTACGAGGACGACGACATCCTCGTCTTCAACGACCTGCATCCGGTTGCGCCGGTGCATTTTCTCGTCGTTCCGAAGCCGCACATCGAATCTATGGCGCACGCGGGGGTCCAACACCAAACCTTGCTGGGCAAGCTGATGCTGGTCGCCGCACGCGTCGCCGCCGAACAGGGGCTGGACAAGGGCTTCCGCACCATCATCAATACTGGCGCAGGCGGGGGCCAGAGCGTGTTCCACCTGCATTTGCATGTGATCGGCGGCGCGCCGCTGCCGACCAAGATCGTCGACCTCAGTACCCACTGA
- the tatC gene encoding twin-arginine translocase subunit TatC, whose protein sequence is MNAADFQPLLAHLIELRNRLVRAGLVFLLGFGLCFAYSAQLYDLIVSPLAHVLPGQKLVSIGIATPFLLQVKIAALAAFIVTLPHTLYQVWAFIAPGLYAHEKKLVLPLIVASTLLFLAGMAFAYFLVFGVVFKFIASVVPASMQWLPDSGEYLDFIFGMFLAFGTTFEVPVAIVVLVYLNIVSVAQLVSWRPYVIVGAFVIAAVVTPPDVLSQCLLAIPLWLLYELGCVIARLISPRSPIPA, encoded by the coding sequence ATGAACGCTGCCGACTTCCAGCCGCTGCTGGCCCACCTGATCGAACTGCGCAACCGGCTGGTCCGTGCCGGGCTGGTTTTCCTGCTCGGTTTCGGCCTGTGCTTTGCCTACTCGGCGCAGCTCTACGACCTGATCGTTTCGCCGCTGGCCCACGTGCTGCCCGGACAGAAACTGGTGTCGATCGGCATCGCAACGCCGTTCCTGCTGCAGGTGAAGATCGCCGCGCTGGCCGCCTTCATCGTCACGCTGCCGCATACGCTGTACCAGGTGTGGGCGTTCATCGCGCCGGGGCTGTACGCGCACGAGAAGAAGCTCGTGCTGCCGCTGATTGTCGCGTCGACGCTGCTGTTCCTTGCCGGCATGGCGTTCGCGTACTTCCTGGTCTTTGGCGTCGTGTTCAAGTTCATCGCCTCGGTCGTGCCGGCGTCGATGCAGTGGCTGCCCGATTCGGGCGAATACCTCGACTTCATCTTCGGCATGTTCCTCGCCTTCGGCACGACCTTCGAGGTGCCGGTGGCGATCGTCGTGCTCGTCTACCTCAATATCGTCAGCGTCGCCCAGCTCGTCAGCTGGCGGCCCTACGTGATCGTCGGCGCCTTCGTGATCGCCGCGGTGGTGACGCCGCCCGACGTGCTGTCGCAATGCCTGCTGGCGATCCCGCTGTGGCTCTTGTACGAGCTCGGTTGCGTGATCGCCCGGCTGATTTCCCCCCGTTCGCCCATTCCTGCCTGA
- a CDS encoding phosphoribosyl-ATP diphosphatase — protein MVSTEILERLSATLASRRDADPSTSYVAKLFHKGQEAILKKVGEESFEVVMAAKDGDKLHLVREVADLWFHTLVLLAHEGLSHEDVLAELARREGISGIDEKASRTAG, from the coding sequence ATGGTTTCCACCGAGATTCTCGAACGCCTGTCCGCGACGCTGGCGAGCCGCCGCGACGCCGATCCGTCCACGTCCTACGTCGCCAAGCTGTTCCACAAGGGGCAGGAAGCGATCCTCAAGAAGGTCGGCGAGGAGTCGTTCGAGGTCGTGATGGCCGCCAAGGACGGCGACAAGCTGCACCTGGTGCGCGAAGTCGCCGACCTGTGGTTCCACACCCTGGTGCTGCTCGCCCACGAGGGCCTGAGCCACGAGGACGTGCTGGCCGAACTGGCCCGGCGCGAAGGCATTTCGGGCATCGACGAAAAAGCCTCGCGAACCGCGGGCTGA
- the hisI gene encoding phosphoribosyl-AMP cyclohydrolase: MSWLDEIKWDDKGLVPVIAQDAHTGRVLMFAYANRDAVEKTAEHGTAHYWTRSRGKLWHKGEESGHFQHVLEIRLDCDGDVLIYVIEQDGGIACHTGRESCFYRVLSDGEWETVDPVLKDPAAIYHKHH; encoded by the coding sequence GTGAGCTGGCTCGACGAGATCAAGTGGGACGACAAGGGCCTGGTGCCGGTGATCGCGCAGGATGCGCACACGGGCCGGGTGCTGATGTTCGCGTACGCCAACCGCGACGCGGTCGAGAAGACCGCCGAACACGGTACCGCGCATTACTGGACCCGCTCGCGCGGCAAGCTCTGGCACAAGGGCGAGGAGAGCGGCCACTTCCAGCACGTGCTGGAGATTCGCCTCGACTGCGACGGTGACGTGCTGATCTACGTGATCGAGCAGGACGGCGGCATCGCCTGCCACACCGGCCGCGAGAGCTGTTTCTACCGCGTGCTGAGCGACGGCGAATGGGAGACGGTCGATCCGGTGCTCAAGGATCCGGCGGCGATCTACCACAAGCACCATTGA